The genomic interval GGCTGAGCCCGCCCTGCGGGAACTCGCAGCGGTGGCACCCGGGGCCACGCGGCAGCATGGCGTCACATCACCCCTGGGATcggctgcagcaggctgggggatgCAGCGAGGGGGCTGGATCATGCCATACACACGGCCCCAGCCCTCTAGGAGCATGAAATCACCTCCGTGCAGTGAGTTTTAGGGCATCAAACTCAGTGGTATTGTTTTCAGAAGCCCCAAACTCTACCTGCTGAGGAGGACACCAGCTCACCCCCAAGGCTGGCAGGGCCAGCCCCATAAAAAGCTGCTTACTACAAACCCAGGTGCTCGATGAAGGCTTGGTTCACACACGAAGCTCCCCCCAAGCAAAAACAAGCCCCGTACCTGCTACCAGTGGGTGGGATCCCTCCCCTAGAAGGGAGCAGGGGGGGCCTGGCCATCCTGCCAGCACAGGAGCACCGTGACAAGGCTTTGCCCACAGACTCGCACACACACACGGTGTTTTCCTTTGAGGGCTCAGGAAGAGCACAGCCGGGGAAGGTAACCTCCTCCCGAGGGGTGGCTGCCCTCGCTCCCTCCAGCCAGAGCCTGGAACACGCTCGCAGAGAGCTCTCAACACCGGCCTGTTGGGTGACGTATTTTAATGGGTGACTAACGGGGTCTCTGACCCAAGGAGAGACCTAAAACCGCTCCAAAAGCCAAGAGACGAGCGCACAGTCATGCCAGTGTTTGCAGCAAGGAGCTGCTTGTCCCGTCCCCAGAAGGAGGACACACACAGCCCGCCCCTGCAGGGGCACGCGGGGTCTCGCTGGCTCCTTCTCCTCGTTAGTGCCCAGCAAGGAGGAGCGCGGTGCCTTGCTGGCCGGCTGCGATGGAGCGTGGTTTTCTCATGGAGCTGGGGACAAAGACGTCCTTTCAGCGGCACCGTGACAAAGGCACCTGCGAAGGGAGCAGCCCGGCCCCTCGGGCTCAGCTGGACGCCTCCATCTCGACCGCTTCGTCCAGCGGCTGGGTCTGCACGTGGACCTTCTTCGGGGGGATGTAGGAGCCCATCCCCGCGGCGCGCTCGGCCTCCTCCTGCGTGTAGGGCTCCTCGCTCAGCTGCTTCAGCCTGCGGGAGAGCAGAGAGGTGCTGAGACCACCCACGGCGGTGCCCTGAAACACGGCAAATCCCCACAGCGACCGGCCCAGCACCGGCACCCCCACCTCAGCCCCCTCTGGGACCAGACCTTAGGGTCTTAggggctcaggacccccccccttaCCTCTTCTTGTGCACCTTGGACCTGAAGTGCTCCTTCATGCTGGTCAGGTCCACGAAGTAGCGCctgggggcagagaggggctggggtcggggggggtttggggtccaCACCCCTCCAGAACCGACTCCCAAGGGGTTAGGGAGCCCCCCCAAGGGTAGGATAAGCCCCCAAGGAGTCAGAGCCCCCTGGGCCAGCCCAGGACCCCCGGACCTGTCACCCCTGGGCCCTGTCACCCTCCCCAAAacctgtcaccccccccccaagacttGTCACTCCTCCCTGGGTcctattgcccccccccaagatcTGCCGCCCCCCTCCCAGGCCTGTCGCCCCCCCAAAGCCCtgtcaccccccccaaaaccctatcacctcccccaaaaccctgtcACCTCCCCCAAAATTTGtcgccccccaaaaccctgtcacccccccaaaccctgtcacctccccaaaaccctgtCACCTCCCCCAAAATTTGtcgccccccaaaaccctgtcacccccccaaaatccgTCACCTCCCCCAAAACCTGTCCCCCCTCAAAAACCCTGccgcccccccaaaaccctatcACCTCCCCCCAAACCTGtcgccccccaaaaccctgtcacctcccccaaaacctctccccccccaaacctgtcccccccaaaaccctgtcGCCTCCCCCAAAATCTgtcaccccccccaaacctgtcccccccccaaaaccctgtcacctcccccaaaatcctgtcgcctcccccaaaacccgtccccccccaaaacccgtccccccccaaaaccctgtcACCTCCCCCAAaacctgtcccccccccccaaaaccctgtcGCCCCCCAGtcctgccgcccccccccccccaaccccccgtcaccctcccggccccgcctgCCGTACGCGCAGTGCAGGCAGTAGAACTGGGCGCAGCCCGGCAGGTCGGGGTCGGGCTCCTGGCGCAGCAGCCGGgcggcccggccgggctccAGGTCCGCGTGGATCTCGTCCAGGTCCCGGCGGCGCCGCTTGGTCTTGGCCCGCCGCGCCTCCGAGTGCGCCCGGTGCGCGCCCGTGCGGCGGCTGCTGCGCGGCGCCATGGCGGCGGCGTGGCCGAGGGACGCACTGCGCAGGCGCCGGGGGAGGGAGCTCCGCCCCCCCGCGCTGGCCACGCCCACATCCGCgcgtggccacgcccccacgCTCATAGGCTCCGCCCCCCGGCCGGTGCCCggcaggcagcccccccccccccccggtgtcccccccccccccccccggtgcccccccccccccagtgtcaccccctGGTGTCACATCCTGGTGTCACCCTTCAGTGTCACCCCCCCACCCAGTGTCACCCTGCTGGTGTCAACCCCTcagtgtcacccccccccccacagtgccccccccccccccagtgtcaacacccccagtgtcaccccctGGTGTCACCCttcagtgcccccccccagattccccctcccccagcgccccccccgcccgtgTCACCCCTCGGTGTCACCTCCCAGTGTCACCTCCCCAGTATCCCCCCCAGCGTCCCCCTCCCAGTGTCACCCCCTGGTGTCACCCCCCCATGTCATCCTTCAGTGtcccctccccagtgccccccctcCCAGTGTCACCCTGCTGTTGTCACCCCCTGGTGTCAccccccccagtgtcacccTTTGGTGACAgcccccagtgtcacccccaGTGCCACCTCTCAATGTCACCCCCCCAGTGTCACCTCCCCTGTGTCaccccccagtgtcacccccccgccctgcccacacccccatccccacaccGCCCCAAGCAcggccccgacccccccccgtggctgccccccccctccgtcCTGCCCCCAGGGTCCCAGGCTCGGTGCCAGggtgcccccggtgcccccccggtgctgctCGGGTGCCCCAAGGCCACCGATCGCGTTTCCTGCCCCGGGCGATCAGTTACACcttggggacaagggggggggacagcagTGACCCCAGCACCAGCTCGCCACCACGGGCTCGGTGTACCCCCCattggtgaccccccccccgggtgagGGGCACCGGGGACCAGGGGGCGGCTTTGGGGTGACCGGAGCGGCCGCCCCCGCTGCGCCCCCAGCTCTGGCCGGGCTCAGGTTCCCCTTTGTGCGTCGAGAGCGGCCCCTGAAACTTTAATGAGGACACCGGATCgccggggcggcgcgggggggggcccggccccccacccctcctgctccccggCACCCATCGGCTCCGTCCCGCCAGCCCCTCGCCATGACCCAGGGCTTCTGGGGGCTCTACAAGGCCAGGGTGCTGCAGGCCCTGGGGGGCGCGCAGGCTGACGGGGCGCTGCAGGAGGAGGTAAACATGGGGGGGGGCCACGggcgggcagagccccccgtcctccccctgccctcaccgggggggggggggcttcgtTGCAGGGGGACCCCGCTGAGCTGATGGAGGCGGCCGAGCCCCCCGCGCTGATGGAGGAGGGACCCGGCCCCGTGTCGCAGCTGGCGAGGAaggtgaggctggggggggggggcagtgagaggggggctgctgtgggACCAGGGGAgccccggtgacccccccccctctgTGCCTCGCCCCCAGGTGCAGGGGGTGGGCGCCAGGGGCTGGCGGACCCTCTCGTCCCTCTTCGCCCGCGAGGACGAGCACCAGCTGCTCAGCCCGGAGCCCTGCGCAGACCAGTAAGTTGTGgctcggtgctgggggggcccaGAGCCACCCCCAGGGCTCTGTAGCCCCACgtcacccccaccccctcaccTGCGGTCCCCCACCCCGTGACCAAGAGGTTGGGGGGCTCGGACACCCCCTGGTGTGGCAGCGGGTTCGGGAAGGGATGGGCACGGTGAGAAGGGCCCTGCGGTGACGTCCCCGACCCCGCTCTCCCCCCAGCCCGCCGGCTGCCTCACCAGCAGAGCCGCCCCCCTCCCAGAAAACACACGGATTTTGGGATCTCTTCGCTACCAAGTGGCAGCAGGCGTCGGCCCCCCACCAGGAGGAGCCCCCGACGGAGCCGGGCGagagccccggggagccgccAGGGGACGCGGGCCCCTACGACCTGCGGGAGCCGGAGGAAGGGGCCTTCAGGTGGGGCTTCCTGGCCAGCAAGCTGGCTGAAATCCGAAATAAAAACGCCCCCAAGGGCAactagaggaggaggaggaggaggaggaggaggaggcaccgGCTGGACTCTGCGGCAGCCCCCGCCGGTGGTGCCGTGGTGGGCTTTGGGGATGTGGAGGTGCCGGCACTAAAGACCCCGAGGTGCCTTTTCCCTAAGCGTGTGTGGTGCTTTCTTTGCCTTcatgccccccccagcagcccggTCACCCACGGAGCCACCCCATCGTGTCCCCAAGGCCTCGGAGCTGCCCCAGGCGGCCAAGACCCTCcagagggatggagggggggcaccacccccagccccaaagcatCGTCCCCAGGCTTTGCTGGCAGAAACCACACACACAGCCaggctagaaaaaaaacatgggtTTATTGAGCCCTGCTCCCGTCCCAGCGGCCCCTTTTCTGGCGAGGACAGCATTGAGGAGGGGGCTCGGGCTCTGCCCCCCATCCCAGACCACATCCAGAAACAGGGAGGACCAAGAGGAGGGGACCCAATGGGGCACAGCAGCCTGCGGGCCCCCGGGGCTGTGGCTGAACCCACCCAGGGgagccccccgggcaccccaCCACACTCAGTCGTGTGTCCGCACCCCAAAACACGTCCCCCAAGGGGCAGACCTGGTGTCCCTgccggccagcagcagccccgcggTGCCGGGGCCGAGGATGGCCGCTGGCTGCAGGCCTCCTCCAGCCCGGGCaaggggccgcatcctgccacCCCGacccccgcggggccggccggggctCGTTGTTTCACACCGTGGACTCCTTGGCGGCCGCCCAGGCTCGCTGGCAGCCGTAGAGCCACTTGATGACGCGGGCGTTGCGCTCCACCACCGAAACGGCGGAGCAGAGCCGGGCGTCCTGCTCCTCGTCGCCCGGCCCCGCgtcctccccgctgccccccgagGCCTGGCTGGGCTCCCACTCGCAGGAGCCGGGGAACTTCGTCGAGGCGTTGTCCCAGCCCGCCGGCACGAAccgctcctgccccagcccctccaccAGCGCCCGGTCCAGCCCGCAGTAGTTGAAGAAGCGCTCCTGCTCTGACAGCGGCAGCGAGAGGCGCAGGCCCAGCGCTGgcttgctggggctgggggaggcgggggtctgggccgggctgggggctgcggggggctgcgccACGGGGCCGCCGGGCAGCTGGAAGATGTTGCTGCCGCTGCCgcttctgctgctggtggtggtgcccGGTGTCCTCGGCTCCGCTCGCTCCGTGGGCACCCACAGCATGGGGCTCTCGGGGGCTCCGGCCAGCCcgcgggctgggggggagctggggggcttgTCCCTGAGCGGCCCCTGGAAGAGGCGCCTGACCAGCCCGTAGCCCTTGTTCTCCTTGTTGATGACCGGGCAGTCCCGTTTCTGCCGGTAAATGATGAGCGAGTCGGGCCTCAGCAGGCGCTTGCCGCTGCCGCCCCTCCGCAGCACGGGGGACTGGGGGCACGGCGGCTTGCGGGGGCCGTCGCGGCTCAGGTCCGAGCCCTGGCAGAGCTCGTGGCACTGCTGGAGGGCGAGCAGGCGCCGGCCGCGGGGGGAGAAGCGGGGcgagcagccccgcagcgccggCTCCTGCCGGCTGTTGATGACCTGCTGCGATTTGACGTATTTGGCTTTGTCGGCCTCCAGGCGCTCCACGGCGCTGGGCGCgcggcccccgctgccccccgccacCTGCTCCCGCAGGTACTCGGGGCCCCGGTTCAGCAGGCGCAGGGGGGAGACGCCGCGGCCGGGGGACGCCAGGCGCACGCTGCCGGGGGAGCACACTGCTCGGGGGGAGCTGCCGAGGGGGACCATCGCCCGCCAGCCCCCAGCCGGCTCCGGGTGGGACGGGGACCCCAAAGGTCTGCTGGGCGCCTGGACTCAGCTACGGCcctgggaggagagaggagagacgGGGTTAGTACTGAGGATGGGGCTGGCACCGAGGACGGGGTTGGCACTGCCAGCAGAAGGACCAGGAGCGAAGCGGGGACCGGGGCTGTCCCCTACCCCCAGCAGAGGTGCCCCGCAAGCCATTGCGGGAACAATCACGGGCAGGAAGAGCGAAGCGCCGAGCATCCGCCGGCTTCACCGAGATCCCAAGAGCGgcttcaaacaggaaaaaataccGGAGCCACCGCCTTATCTTTATGAGCCCAGGGACAGCAGAACAAAGACAGCGCGGGGAAGCCAGCGAGCTTCCCTGGCCCTACCTCTGAGCgtgccggcagcggggccgcgtTGGCCGGGGCCGTTTTGGCCAGCGGGGTTTCCGTGCCATGCGGGCATCGCGGCTCCCCGCGGCGCTGGCCTGGGCCGGGCCCTGGCCCCGCTTCCCTTTTcggaaaggaaaacaaaggagctCGGGGCAGGTTTATTTTAAGCGGAGGCTGCTTGCGGCAGACAGTCGGCACCGAGGCTGCCGGGGGCAGTGGGGTCAGCCCGGCCTCCCCGGTCCCTCCGCAGCGGGGGGATCCCGAGCGCTGGGATAAGCGATCCTCTGACCCTCTCCTGCCTCCATTTGTGGGGTTCAAGGAGCAAAGGGCTTCTGTTAGCCCTGGGGGCTAACGACGGCTCCTGCTCAGCTTTACCCGAGCATCTGTGAGGGGACAGCAGAGGACGAGGATGGTTCGGAGGCAGCCGGCGCGGGCGTGCAGGGCCAGGGCCATAAATCGGGCGGCGGAGGTGGGGCCTGGCCGCGGGCTGTAAATGCCCAAAGCAGATGGTGGCCCTCAGGAGAAGCCCAAATGGCCGTGAGGAGCCTCCTCTGGGGAGGCGGCGAGGACGGGCAGAACACGGCTAACAGAGAGCAGACAGCCGGGGGCCTTCTGCCCCGACACGcagcccgggggctgcagcgttGCGCCCaccccattttacagatgggtaaactgaggcacggagctGTTCTGCTCCTGTACTCCTAAGGGGGCAAACTCCCAAACCTCCCTGGGTTTCAGGCAGAGCTCTGGGGCGGTTCAAGGGATGCTGCCCCCACACGTGGTCCCATCACTGGGCACAGCCAGCACGCCCAGGGTGCCAGCGTCCCCGCACCCCCAGCCCAGCGCCAGGCCCCGCGCCCAgcagctgggccagcagagGATGCTCTCGCTCACCTGGGCCCACACAGGGGTCAGGGGTGCTCCGCTGGTCGCCGCCGCTCCTGTCCCTCCGGCCGCCAGCAGCAAActgagcccagagctgcaggagcctcatatagagggggaggaagagccACCCCGTTAACCcctgccagcccagccccgtCAACACAACCGCTGcctgccagcaccctgctggcaTGGGGGCCCCCATTCCCACAGCCTTCGCACCCCAGACCCCCGCACAGCCGGCATTaacccctctcctcctgcagccgcaggctccatctcctctcccagccctttTTGCCTCCCTATGGGAGCCCGGCCAGGATCCTGATTTAGGGACAGGCTCCCCACCACCCTCTGCCCCTGGGGGTCCGCTAGCAGCGGTGTCTGCCTTCTCTCAGGTGGGGCCCAGCCTGTCCGCCCCCCTCACACACTTTGCACCAGGAGCAGAAGGATGGAAGCGCATCCACTGCACCAGCTTTTCCCCCCCTCTACCTGCCCTGGAGATGCTGAGCCCAGCTCAAGAGCAGGAGCCCACCGCaatcccccttccccagggT from Anser cygnoides isolate HZ-2024a breed goose chromosome 24, Taihu_goose_T2T_genome, whole genome shotgun sequence carries:
- the ZNF593 gene encoding zinc finger protein 593, which gives rise to MAPRSSRRTGAHRAHSEARRAKTKRRRRDLDEIHADLEPGRAARLLRQEPDPDLPGCAQFYCLHCARYFVDLTSMKEHFRSKVHKKRLKQLSEEPYTQEEAERAAGMGSYIPPKKVHVQTQPLDEAVEMEASS
- the C24H1orf232 gene encoding uncharacterized protein C1orf232 homolog; this encodes MTQGFWGLYKARVLQALGGAQADGALQEEGDPAELMEAAEPPALMEEGPGPVSQLARKVQGVGARGWRTLSSLFAREDEHQLLSPEPCADHPPAASPAEPPPSQKTHGFWDLFATKWQQASAPHQEEPPTEPGESPGEPPGDAGPYDLREPEEGAFRWGFLASKLAEIRNKNAPKGN
- the LOC106038014 gene encoding protein FAM110D isoform X3, coding for MVPLGSSPRAVCSPGSVRLASPGRGVSPLRLLNRGPEYLREQVAGGSGGRAPSAVERLEADKAKYVKSQQVINSRQEPALRGCSPRFSPRGRRLLALQQCHELCQGSDLSRDGPRKPPCPQSPVLRRGGSGKRLLRPDSLIIYRQKRDCPVINKENKGYGLVRRLFQGPLRDKPPSSPPARGLAGAPESPMLWVPTERAEPRTPGTTTSSRSGSGSNIFQLPGGPVAQPPAAPSPAQTPASPSPSKPALGLRLSLPLSEQERFFNYCGLDRALVEGLGQERFVPAGWDNASTKFPGSCEWEPSQASGGSGEDAGPGDEEQDARLCSAVSVVERNARVIKWLYGCQRAWAAAKESTV